The following coding sequences are from one Humulus lupulus chromosome X, drHumLupu1.1, whole genome shotgun sequence window:
- the LOC133803541 gene encoding uncharacterized protein LOC133803541, with translation MESGLPMLNCLLQHTLRNLCEYSDSSTSSKWVYAVFWRILPRNYPPPKWDYGGGALDRSKGNKRNWILVWEDGFCDFYECEQAGSVYVKGRFGADVFFKMSHEVYNYGEGLVGKVAADNSHKWIFRDPSNEGDPSFISSWNLSIEPQPRAWESQFESGIQTIALISVREGIIQLGSFDKIVEDLNLVIGIQRKFTYLQSIPGVFAMQRPYLPIQHPYSLKPNTQTIETHQDSALSIYEKRQSTGLKRLFNEISDDSPTKSINLGWSTPQNGISGSSTLWPVPPLLPSMSYSLGALLSKLPYVIPNYNFTEANETAMPMLVNKNNNNYSTTQISGGSLKMETSLFDEFQEEKASSINPSMGMDLGFAPVREQGKNQGAINLN, from the exons ATGGAAAGTGGACTTCCCATGCTTAATTGTCTCTTACAGCACACACTCAGAAACCTCTGTGAATATTCTGATTCTTCTACTTCTTCCAAATGGGTCTACGCAGTCTTTTGGAGAATCTTACCTCGGAATTATCCTCCTCCCAA GTGGGATTATGGAGGTGGTGCTCTTGATCGATCAAAAGGGAACAAAAGGAACTG GATTCTTGTTTGGGAAGATGGGTTTTGTGACTTCTACGAGTGTGAGCAAGCAGGCAGTGTATACGTTAAAGGGAGGTTTGGAGCTGATGTTTTCTTCAAAATGTCCCATGAAGTTTATAATTATGGAGAAGG GTTAGTGGGAAAAGTGGCAGCCGACAATAGTCACAAATGGATTTTCAGAGATCCATCAAATGAAGGTGATCCGAGCTTCATCTCTTCATGGAATCTATCAATAGAACCA CAACCAAGAGCATGGGAGTCTCAATTTGAGTCGGGCATTCAG ACCATAGCACTCATTTCAGTTAGAGAAGGCATAATTCAACTCGGATCGTTTGATaag ATTGTGGAGGATCTTAATCTGGTTATCGGCATACAGAGGAAATTCACCTACCTCCAAAGTATCCCAGGTGTATTTGCCATGCAAAGGCCATACCTACCAATCCAACACCCTTACTCACTCAAACCAAATACACAAACAATTGAAACTCATCAAGATTCTGCTTTATCAATCTATGAGAAGCGCCAATCAACTGGGTTAAAAAGATTGTTTAATGAAATATCTGACGATTCCCCTACCAAGTCCATCAACTTGGGTTGGAGCACGCCACAAAATGGCATATCAGGATCGAGTACCCTTTGGCCAGTTCCACCTCTACTACCTTCCATGTCATACAGTCTTGGAGCCCTTTTGTCCAAACTGCCTTATGTGATCCCAAACTATAATTTCACAGAAGCTAATGAGACTGCTATGCCTATGCTTGTTAACAAGAACAACAACAATTATTCCACCACTCAAATTAGTGGGGGTAGCCTAAAAATGGAAACTTCCCTTTTTGATGAATTTCAAGAAGAAAAGGCAAGTTCCATAAACCCCAGTATGGGAATGGACTTAGGTTTTGCACCTGTGAGAGAACAAGGAAAGAATCAGGGTGCTATCAATCTCAATTAA
- the LOC133806161 gene encoding uncharacterized protein LOC133806161, with translation MLCAVRLDANNHLYPVAFGIIDSENHYSWKYFMSKLKEAIGDVEDLTFVSDRHASITHGLETIFPDAYHGACYHHISMNVVAKFKTDHCHVLMYNAAYAFRKSEFHTHFEKIKSKDLTIAQYLEGMGFGKWSCAYFPRNRYNIMTSNYAESFNNKTRDARRFLITTFIEFIRFTLNSWFCDRRKTSEKTTTTLAPTYEKDLVDMAEKAQFLIPYAIGSHEFHVLDGEMNGEVDLLNKTCTCGMFQLIGIPCVHALSGSLKRGVNFYSLCSYYYKIKTWRSSYTKSIYPTGNEEEWIVPHDIMTIKVRTPTQKNPVGRPKKKHGRPKKKHHPSNGEKVVVECKCNICGGLGHNRATCKVRV, from the exons ATGTTATGTGCAGTCAGGTTGGATGCAAATAACCATCTATATCCAGTTGCATTTGGTATTATTGATAGTGAGAATCAttattcttggaagtatttcatgtcaaAGCTAAAGGAAGCAATTGGGGATGTTGAGGACCTGACGTTTGTATCTGACAGGCATGCAAGTATTACACATGGCTTGGAAACTATTTTCCCCGATGCCTATCATGGTgcttgctaccaccacattagtatgaatgtggttgctaaattcaagactgaTCATTGTCATGTGTTGATGTATAATGCGGCATATGCTTTTAGGAAATCCGAGTTCCACACTCACtttgaaaaaatcaaatcaaaagaccTAACTATTGCTCAATACCTAGAAGGCATGGGTTTTGGTAAATGGTCCTGTGCTTACTTTCCTAGAAATAG gtataatataatgacaagcaattacgctgaaagtttcaacaataagACTCGGGACGCTAGGAGATTTTTGATAACTACATTCATCGAATTTATTCGCTTCACACTCAATTCTTGGTTCTGTGATAGGAGAAAAACTAGCGAGAAGACAACTACAACTCTTGCACCGACCTATGAGAAAGATTTGGTGGATATGGCTGAGAAAGCTCAATTCTTGATCCCTTATGCAATAGGGAGTCATGAGTTCCATGTGTTAGATGGTGAGATGAATGGTGAAGTCGACCTCCTAAATAAGACATGCACATGTGGCATGTTTCAACTTATTGGTATCCCATGTGTTCATGCACTATCTGGATCCCTTAAGCGAGGGGTGAACTTTTATTCGCTATGTTCATATTACTATAAAATTAAGACATGGAGGTCCTCTTACACAAAATCTATATATCCTACTGGTAACGAGGAAGAGTGGATTGTTCCACATGACATTATGACAATAAAAGTGAGAACACCTACGCAAAAAAACCCGgttggtcgtccaaagaagaaacaCGGTAGGCCTAAGAAGAAACACCATCCTTCCAATGGAGAGAAAGTGGTTGTAGAATGCAAGTGCAACATATGTGGAGGTCTAGGCCATAATAGGGCAACTTGTAAAGTTCGTGTTTGA